In the Uranotaenia lowii strain MFRU-FL chromosome 1, ASM2978415v1, whole genome shotgun sequence genome, tgttttaagatttaaaagctttttttgttaaataagtatttttgtttatgtttccaGCAAGTCCCAGCAACAACTTTTACATCATgcgaaaattcataatttcatgaACCATATGCAGAAGAAAAGACTTCCGCATTCTaccgaatattttcaatgttgaatttgaaaaaattgtcttcTTTTTTGTAAAACCTTTTCAATGCGCCATGTTTATTTTAATCAGCtgctcaaaagaaaaaaaagttttccaaattttagttaaaaattgtttgttcgCGCTTATTGCAAATAATTTATATTCCTAATTATACATTTTCATTGACGTTAATTTCGTGAAACATGTATGAAAGTCACAgtgttgtttttgaatttttggaagtTATGCACTATAGAAGCAAATCTTATATTTTTTGGAGAAAAGGCTCATTGAAATTCCATAAAATCGTGCCTATGAATGTTATAGGTTATGCAGCACAAATAAAATTCGGGCAGCAGGATAAACGCATgcttcaaaaatgatcaaaaaagttTCTAAAACACCAGGCGAAGAGGTTGAATTGCAGAATCTTTTTGAAGCCCATTACAtagaaaaaactacaaaaatttattgatgcaaATCTGAATATAAATCAGCATAATCAAGTGGTAAGAACATAAgatgattttcattgaaataatttaatgtTATTTGTATTATTCAATCGGAAGATAGTATTTGAAGAATCAAATGGATTTGATGTCgactttttttatcagaaaacataaaaatcactgctaggtgattgaattagcttaaaattactttttaaaacTCTAATTATATTATAGGTATAATATTTTGTAAGTCTTATTCCAAGATATTCAAACGTATGACTGAGTATAAATATCTAAAAACACTTTGTACCAACTTCTTGTTCTAGATACTCCTCTGTGCATCGCTAGTGTACGTTTTCCAGTTTTTGATATTGAAGGATTTCGCGCCAACTCGACTCAGTTGATTGAAATGGTtgtgaaatgattgaatttttagaaaaaaatattgataaaaagtattataaattctacactgagaaaaaaatgcattttaaaactaaaattcaatttcttaaaaaaaaactccatctCAGAATTTTATGACTTTTGTTTAAGACGGGTAGTAATAATGCCTATAAGGCGTCTATACATTGCAATTTGtgcatttttaaggaaaaagtttttctaagaaaaacttcttaaagtaatttttttaaatgtatgattttaattcaaaactaatAGTTTATTGCATTGGTGTAATTtccattaaaagaaaataaatattttagattACCTTAAGCTTGTTTCTAAAGTCTATGGAATTCAATTAATTGCACAGTTTCATCATGctagaattgaaaatattattattgtCTACCCAAATACAAGAAATGGCTTAGCTTTCTTTCTGCCAACATCGTGTTTTTGAATGTGGAAAAGTTCAGCAGTATCGTATCGACGTTGAATGTGTCACCAATTTCATCCAGGAACATAAGGAGTATAAACTaccgttcaaaaaaaaaaacatcccacTTATCTcgttattatgttatttttttttaatagatatgtctttattcgtaccaattcatcattacatttatattacattattacttTAAATTAgatgttcagttcaataatgaactgtccagagccctatagtttactaatcacgaaaatttagttatttgacttaaatttgctgagcacaatcaagtatttttatgtaggagaacatcctgtaatgtcaaaaaaatgttatttttttaatttctctgaTCTCCAGATCGGTTATTCTTGATGGgttcaaaaacaaacataaatcaATCGTCAGCTCGTTAAATGCCAACTCATTGAATTTCAACTATTCGAAATGAATAGAAAAAACAACTCTACACTCACGAAAAGTGAGCTTCGAACCGTCATTAGAAATACTTCCCACGGCattctttcacattcaaaacGGAATGAAATGAAATAGACAAAACAACAACCGAACCTCCGCTTTTTTCGATgggaacaaaacaacaaccgaATTAAAATATCGATTATTTCCACTACTGTTttactttttctatttttcgatGGCATCTTGAAGTGATTTCGGATTCCTACCTCTTGCGTAAATCTCAGCTGCATTCTCAGCTAGTAAATCCACGGAATCGCTGCTACTACGTCTGCTGTCGCCGCTGACCAGGATAGATGACGATGCACCCGAATTAAATAGATCAATAAATACTACGATAAACACTAACACACGCACAATCTCCAAAGCCGAGGGGAGTTTCATTCCGCTGCTCAGCATAAATCTTTTGCTGCCACTTCCCGAGAGATCCCCAGCTCTTCTTCTTCCTCTATCTTCGAGATTTTTTCTGCTCTCGCGACGACCAACGGCCGATTCTGGACGCCATCGCGTCGCCGTTGATTCCAAAACTTCAGGGTCACCGATATGGTGACACCCAGAGAGATTTCCGCCGTTGATCATTACCGCAGAATTTTCACCATAGTGGACCACTGCACTTTCACATCCACTATACTGCTGAACTGCTGGCAGCCGACGTTTACAGCTAGTCGACGGGCCTTCCTTCCGCAGCAGACTTTCGTCGTCGACAAAGGTGctctttgttgttgttattttacaCTGCTTTGTTTTCATTCCAGGCGACAACGGGGTCGCTGCGCCCAGAAACATGATCTCTTATCTTGTGGTTTGGGATGAAAACACACCCACTTCTCACTTAGGAAGTAACCGTTGTGCCTTACTACATCCGGACGTAAGATTTGTCTGGATTGATTTTTCGATTGACCCAAAGCTGctacaacaatttttagaagctTCCTCTTTCACTTCACTATTTCCTTTAACAACTTCGAATTCTATGTAATTCTTTCTACCTTTACCGTTTCACACTACTATGAGACACTTCCGGGAGGTGTGTATGGCTTGATATCGTCTAACCAAcgaaaaaattagttaaaacatttttttataatcaatcaCTTCATTCACTTCACTCAATTGAACAAACCGAAAAGACTTAATACGAGGAGATATATTAACGCGTCAAGGAATCTATCCCGAGGAGAGGAGAAAAACTATAAAACAAAAAGTGTTGCGGTGTTTTTTTTCAGACACGGGTGACGGGAGCGACCAAAACACGACGGCGACGACGAGGAACATCCGGCATCGAGTACGTACGCATCACATCTGATCTGACTGCCTGACGCAAACGAACGTCGGACTCGTCGAAAGCTATCAAAACGAAACAAATACACGACAGAGACACACACACAACTGGTACAGCGTAAACCAGCGGCACCCACACAACGTTGCAAGTGAAAGCGTAACGCAAAGTAACACTGACACAACAGTGATGGCATTTGCCTCCAATCGAGGGTCGaatcgcagacaccagatacccagactgatcagtggcggttgagcccatacaactacaaatcgcccagaatcatacgccatctgacggggcatcgtgaaaccaTTGTGCCTCATCAAGAAAAGAAAATACACTTGATAATTTACAAGCCAAATGAGAACTGTtttgattgaatcacctattagTATTTGGAATTCtatctaaaatattttctttttggtttttgtcttcaatgttaaattgTTTACTCTTTTTTCTGTATCATAATAAGAGATAAATATTGTTCAAACAATGATTGTTGattgatttagatgaaaaaatacaaacgctAGTGTTCATTCCATATTCATTCAtggaatatttaatttaattttttttttcgtaaatattATATTAATCCATTATTCATTACAGCTAGGTTATACCGGTCCTTAGCTGAGAGGCATTTTTTAgtattaagtttttatttcgaaatttatcCGGCAGAGTGacagtatgaaaattataatgtacATAATAAATAAGTAATCGAAATCTGAATTGTTCGTCTTAATctgaatgattgatttataatttactatgacaaaaaaaatcaactacataTAACTtcttaaaaacttgaattcCATTGAATATCTTAACTGTTTTTAGCTCATACCTGTAGATAGATTTGAGGAGTGAAATAACTTATTGACATTATAATTGGATTGATTAGAACTTGTTTAGAcaatttcagaagaaaaaaaaacagaataataaatgtgaaaaatgtattGATAAGCTATCTAATTATATTTGCCGCTGGAAGTGCCGTGATAGAGTACTGATTGTTtcactaaaaaatataaatttacggAAAAATAATCTTAGAAACGACCGTGTTTGTCGCCCGGTTATTTTTTCCTGCTCATTTGTACACACCCAACaagtgtgcgtgagaaatgtcaaaaacaacagtAATGGCCTTTTTGGCATTATTCTGGACTTGgagaaaattaactaaaaagcgaactttttttgactatttttccaTCTAAATCCGCACACGAGAGCaagtgtgcgtgagaaatgtcaacttgaatatctttaattttgaaaaaaaaattgttgtaaaacaaGGGCAAATATCCACTGAATTTGGAACATTTATTTGATTCGAAGTTTTGTTAATACCACAGACTGAAATTAATTAGTTTACAAAATGAATCCATTCTTCAAAatactataattttgaataaggttCCTTAACCGCTACCCACTAAATAGCAATAATTTCGCTGTAACTAAACTTATTTATCGAATTCAATGCTTTTCCACAtcaccaaaacgaattttgaatagTAAAAGAACATtactatcttgatgcaaacgaaggtcatttttattttcttgtcgttgcatggaatgtcaaatatcgTATGGCTGTGTGAGTtaattcatttaatgttttgattttaatgtgacgaattcacgatttttttttttttttaaatatgtctttatttgtatcaaatcatcattacacttatattacattattgcattaaactaggtgttcagctcaataatgaactgttcatagccctataagtaactagattataaaaatttatttataagattttaatttgctgagcgcaatcaagtttttaatgtaggagaacatcctgtaatagcaaaaatattttatacttaaaactaaacactatcttaaaattaaactaaacataaagagaacgaatctctgcgatggaagactgcatcgatttgcctctgaagttggagatgattttgttggccatctcttcgatcgattcaatgcccgcaatccgatgaagatcttcggtgctgtgccaaggtggaagccgcaaaatcattttcagaactttgttctgaatcctctggatggctttcttcctcgtcgcgcagcagctagaccaaatcggaactgcatacatgatcgctggtcggaaaacttgtttgtagatgagcatcttatttcgcagacacaaccgggatttcctgttgatgagagaataaagagatttagtgtatttattacatttagattgaatatcgtcaatgtgatttttaaaagtaagattccgatcaagtgtaagtcccaagtacttaacgtgatcagaccattctaatgaaactccattaaaagttatggaatgattttcattaggttttaaaaaatttgctcttggcttatggggaaataaaataagttgagttttggaagcgttaggagaaattttccacattttcaagtaattcaaaaaggaatttaaattttgttgcaatctactgcgtaccacccgtaaatttcgacctttggctgaaagcaaagtgtcatcagcaaataatcttctaccttttccttctggtacatcaggaagatcagaagtaaaaatattatataaaattggcccaagtatactaccctgagggacaccagctctaatgggtgtcctttcagagcatgaattttgatagcttacttgtaaggttcggctagtcaaataattttgaataattttggtgagatatacaggaaaatcaaatcgagctaatttagctactaaacctttgtgccaaacattgtcaaaagctttttcaatatcaagaagagcaacaccagttgaataaccttcagatttgctagcgttaatcatattagttacactcaaaagttgatgtgtagtagaatgtccatgacgaaaaccaaattgttcatcagggaaaatagaattctgattaatgtgaatcatcattctattcaaaataactctctcaaatagtttacttaaagaaggaagcaaactaattggtcgataacttgaaggctctgaagcactttttccaggtttcaaaattggagttattttggcatttttccatttattaggaaaataagccaaatgaaaacatttgttgaagattttaactaaaaaaattaaagtgctttcaggcaactttttaataagaatatagaaaatcccatcttcccctggagctttcatatttttaaattttttgaaaatcaatttaagttcatcaatatttgtctcacaagaactttcaaacacattttgcttggaaagaatatcatcaaattctagggaaat is a window encoding:
- the LOC129740015 gene encoding uncharacterized protein LOC129740015 translates to MFLGAATPLSPGMKTKQCKITTTKSTFVDDESLLRKEGPSTSCKRRLPAVQQYSGCESAVVHYGENSAVMINGGNLSGCHHIGDPEVLESTATRWRPESAVGRRESRKNLEDRGRRRAGDLSGSGSKRFMLSSGMKLPSALEIVRVLVFIVVFIDLFNSGASSSILVSGDSRRSSSDSVDLLAENAAEIYARGKISSWIANLKSATGCCSSRLATRRVAGTRGWS